Proteins encoded within one genomic window of Stigmatopora argus isolate UIUO_Sarg chromosome 21, RoL_Sarg_1.0, whole genome shotgun sequence:
- the pbxip1a gene encoding uncharacterized protein pbxip1a codes for MSDHSSSTGSSGSSTNSWTLLTPEEAAAENAGQLDDGTESLGDAPSLSDELVTAAVAEIKPSDVPAQCILSEEGHQVCQETAPESGDGPALCCPLQPDEPETADSESRAPVIVDIVTSSPGDDEPPDAAFVSSALFAGPGEVAEGDEVGREAAVDEPEPAVAAADEPEDAAEKPRDPILVDLGVPEVIGPVEKEMSTVGEEQEEEEEEKEEEPSVLETQDEQGEESPASCHDDGLRHRRSTPPGSKTSDKEDEEEDEEEEEELEMEFKLPEKKQGKMAWSAKKCMVGVAVLLFLGALFLSGDLDPVDPVEVAVEESQLTDDTAENSEPSLGGRMSSEFQAVLDLFDSNGSGDLSQRELDAVVRMLGKNPLGDVLESIVKEMKADDGRNLPLKEAHQRRFWEHLEKIRRETTAGADGPKSRRGRGDQGKEDRKRRAEWESRKPERLRDRQERRRSEPWKSHQKQRAKDMTDFWRAQEQKLRRPARPRRHCSTVEECAAREGLFPVELSEFQELLEGYLGKLEASPGESKDFLRWLVADSFGGKVFPHERRAFVDFARDVADVLEDMADAAEGADRGLEDAMEEFEREALWKFAATEEH; via the exons ATGTCGGACCACAGCAGCAGCACTGGAAGCAGCGGCTCGTCGACCAACAGCTGGACGCTTCTCACCCCTGAG GAAGCAGCGGCGGAAAACGCGGGGCAGCTGGACGACGGCACGGAGAGCTTGGGCGACGCCCCCAGCCTGTCGGACGAACTGGTGACAG CTGCCGTCGCGGAGATCAAGCCCAGTGACGTTCCTGCGCAGTGTATCTTATCAGAGGAAGGCCACCAG GTATGCCAAGAGACGGCCCCCGAATCCGGCGACGGCCCCGCCCTCTGCTGCCCCCTCCAACCCGACGAGCCCGAAACCGCCGACTCGGAGAGTCGGGCTCCGGTCATCGTCGATATCGTGACCAGCTCGCCCGGCGACGACGAGCCCCCGGACGCGGCCTTCGTCTCTAGCGCCCTTTTCGCGGGGCCGGGCGAGGTCGCGGAGGGCGACGAGGTGGGCCGGGAAGCCGCGGTGGACGAACCGGAGccggccgtcgccgccgccgatgaACCCGAAGACGCGGCAGAAAAGCCGAGGGACCCGATTCTGGTCGATCTTGGAGTGCCGGAGGTCATTGGGCCGGTAGAGAAAGAGATGTCCACTGTGGGGGAGGagcaagaggaagaggaggaagagaaagaggaggagccatCTGTGTTAGAGACGCAAGATGAGCAGGGAGAAG AAAGTCCCGCTAGTTGCCATGACGACGGACTTCGCCACAGGAGAAGCACCCCGCCCGGCTCCAAAACATCGGACAAGGAGGACGAGgaagaagacgaggaggaggaagaggagctgGAGATGGAGTTCAAACTGCCGGAAAAAAAGCAGGGCAAAATGGCGTGGTCGGCCAAGAAGTGCATGGTGGGCGTGGCCGTGCTGCTCTTCCTGGGCGCCCTCTTCCTATCCG GTGACTTGGACCCCGTCGATCCCGTGGAGGTTGCCGTTGAAGAAAGCCAG CTCACCGACGACACGGCAGAAAATAGCGAGCCCTCGCTCGGAGGAAGAATGTCGTCAG AGTTCCAGGCCGTCTTGGATCTCTTTGACAGCAACGGCAGCGGCGACCTCAGTCAGCGAGAGCTCGACGCCGTCGTGAGGATgctgggaaaaaaccctttgggGGACGTCCTGGAGTCCATCGTCAAGGAAATGAAGGCGGATG ACGGTAGGAACCTTCCCCTCAAAGAGGCCCACCAAAGGCGATTCTGGGAGCACCTGGAGAAGATCCGGCGGGAGACCACGGCGGGGGCGGACGGCCCCAAAAGCCGGCGGGGCCGAGGCGACCAGGGAAAGGAGGACCGGAAGCGGCGGGCCGAGTGGGAGAGCCGCAAGCCGGAGCGTCTGCGCGACCGGCAGGAGAGGAGAAGGTCCGAACCCTGGAAGAGCCACCAGAAGCAGCGCGCCAAGGACATGACCGACTTTTGGCGGGCGCAGGAGCAGAAGCTGCGGCGCCCGGCGCGCCCCCGCCGCCACTGCTCCACGGTGGAAGAGTGCGCCGCTCGAGAGGGCCTCTTCCCCGTGGAGCTGTCCGAGTTCCAGGAGCTCCTGGAGGGCTACCTGGGCAAGCTGGAGGCCTCGCCCGGGGAGAGCAAGGACTTCCTGCGCTGGCTGGTGGCCGACTCCTTCGGCGGGAAAGTCTTCCCGCACGAGCGCCGGGCCTTCGTCGACTTCGCCCGAGACGTGGCCGACGTCCTGGAGGACATGGCGGACGCGGCCGAGGGCGCCGACCGTGGCCTGGAGGACGCCATGGAGGAGTTTGAGAGGGAAGCCCTCTGGAAGTTTGCCGCCACGGAAGAACACTGA
- the cks1b gene encoding cyclin-dependent kinases regulatory subunit 1, translating to MSQKQIYYSDKYDDEKYEYRHVMLPKDIAKRVPKTHLMSESEWRNLGVQQSQGWVHYMIHQPEPHILLFRRPLANQK from the exons ATGTCGCAAAAACAGATATACTACTCTGATAAATATGAcgatgaaaaatatgaatacag GCATGTCATGTTGCCCAAGGATATTGCCAAGCGTGTGCCAAAGACACATTTAATGTCAGAGTCCGAATGGAGGAACCTTGGCGTTCAACAGAGTCAAGGATGGGTGCATTATATGATCCACCAGCCAg AGCCGCACATTTTGCTCTTCAGAAGGCCTCTAGCCAATCAAAAATGA
- the s100a11 gene encoding protein S100-A11: MEAAIMTLVNQFKAYAGNDDCAGTLSRDEFHRLVAEQLPNFVKGGDSGAVDRLMSSLDQNSDGELTFDEFWQLLGKLASQRAA, from the exons ATGGAGGCCGCCATCATGACTTTGGTCAACCAGTTCAAGGCGTACGCCGGCAACGACGACTGCGCCGGCACGCTGAGTCGGGACGAGTTCCACCGATTGGTCGCCGAGCAGCTGCCCAACTTCGTCAAG GGCGGCGATTCGGGCGCCGTGGACCGCCTCATGTCGTCCCTGGACCAGAACTCGGACGGCGAGCTGACCTTTGACGAGTTCTGGCAGCTCTTGGGCAAACTGGCCAGCCAGCGGGCCGCTTAG